In Sulfurisphaera javensis, a single genomic region encodes these proteins:
- a CDS encoding DNA polymerase sliding clamp, with translation MIKATYPNAKDFYSLLSGLLKVTDEIVLNFSEDSIFSRYLTEDKVLMVILKISKEFLDDYTIDKPQGIKIKIDDLKKILGKAKSKSATVTFEETEAGLKVTVRDEKTGTRSNIYIKGEKVSIDQLTEPKVNLSASFTTDGDVLKDIARDLSLIGEEVQISAEEDSIVFYVEESGKTYRSVLRQDKPLKSLNIESQSKAVYSIEVLKDVLKVSSISQNVTVGFGNNIPMKIEVPTDSGGQLIFWIAPRL, from the coding sequence ATGATTAAAGCAACATATCCCAATGCGAAAGATTTTTACTCCTTATTATCTGGGTTACTTAAAGTTACAGACGAGATTGTATTAAATTTCTCTGAAGATAGTATTTTTTCAAGGTATTTAACAGAAGACAAAGTACTAATGGTTATACTGAAGATTTCAAAGGAATTTCTTGATGATTATACGATAGATAAACCACAAGGAATAAAGATTAAAATAGATGATTTAAAGAAAATTCTTGGGAAAGCTAAGTCGAAAAGTGCAACAGTTACTTTTGAAGAAACAGAAGCAGGATTAAAGGTAACTGTAAGGGATGAAAAGACTGGTACAAGAAGCAACATATACATAAAAGGGGAGAAAGTGTCAATAGATCAACTTACTGAACCAAAAGTAAATTTGAGTGCTTCTTTTACAACTGACGGTGATGTATTAAAAGATATTGCTAGAGACTTGAGTTTGATTGGTGAAGAGGTACAGATATCTGCAGAAGAAGATAGTATCGTATTTTACGTAGAAGAGTCTGGGAAAACTTACAGATCAGTTTTGAGACAAGACAAACCTTTAAAATCTCTAAATATAGAATCACAGTCAAAAGCAGTATATAGTATAGAAGTATTAAAAGACGTACTTAAAGTGAGTTCTATTTCTCAAAACGTGACTGTTGGATTTGGAAATAATATACCGATGAAAATAGAAGTTCCTACTGATTCTGGAGGTCAGCTAATATTTTGGATAGCTCCTAGACTGTAA
- a CDS encoding RNA polymerase subunit Rpo13 → MFDEEENDKEKEEEESTETETEEELTPKEEEQEEKIEAETEEEELPALSVADIELLMKNTEIWDNLLNGKISIEEAKKMFEELASHYSASDRKKRKKVAKKTKKVKQQKSNEEE, encoded by the coding sequence ATGTTTGATGAGGAAGAAAATGACAAAGAAAAAGAAGAAGAGGAATCTACAGAAACTGAGACAGAAGAAGAACTTACACCAAAAGAAGAAGAGCAAGAAGAGAAAATTGAAGCTGAGACAGAAGAAGAAGAACTTCCAGCATTAAGTGTAGCTGATATAGAACTTTTAATGAAGAATACCGAAATCTGGGATAATCTACTTAATGGTAAGATTAGTATTGAAGAAGCCAAAAAGATGTTTGAAGAGTTAGCCTCTCATTATTCTGCATCTGATAGGAAGAAAAGGAAAAAGGTAGCAAAAAAGACTAAAAAAGTTAAGCAACAAAAATCAAATGAAGAAGAATGA
- a CDS encoding GTP cyclohydrolase IIa, producing MKIAEINLEGYKEWTESLGYDREWKIQSFQHNFLSELTQLASEINSFAVTYRYDSYILLLDGAEISKIDQVISKIRDLSPVPIKVCYGYGKTFLEAEKNCEHGEKISDFNDEKILVAHFDLDGFTRRRYLFDAYLEIFEVYNKIFNIMQNLGGLAYYFGGDNIGAFLNVEMLNHVKDIVESISGLKVGVGIGNNPREGLKNAAKALHIIRLYRDRKIEIVQS from the coding sequence ATGAAAATAGCTGAGATAAACCTAGAAGGATATAAAGAATGGACTGAAAGTTTAGGTTATGATAGGGAGTGGAAAATACAAAGTTTTCAACATAATTTTTTATCTGAATTAACGCAGCTAGCTTCAGAGATAAACTCCTTTGCTGTTACTTATAGATACGATTCCTACATATTACTTTTAGACGGCGCCGAAATAAGCAAAATAGATCAAGTCATAAGCAAAATAAGAGATCTTTCGCCAGTACCAATCAAAGTATGCTATGGATACGGAAAAACTTTCTTAGAGGCTGAGAAAAATTGTGAACATGGAGAGAAAATAAGCGATTTTAACGATGAAAAAATACTAGTCGCTCATTTTGATTTAGATGGTTTTACAAGGAGGAGATATTTGTTTGATGCGTATCTAGAAATATTTGAAGTTTATAACAAGATATTCAATATTATGCAAAATCTAGGGGGTTTGGCCTATTATTTTGGAGGAGATAATATTGGCGCATTTTTAAATGTAGAAATGTTAAATCATGTTAAAGACATTGTAGAAAGTATATCTGGGCTAAAAGTTGGAGTAGGAATCGGTAATAATCCAAGAGAAGGCTTAAAAAACGCAGCTAAAGCATTACACATTATTAGATTATATAGAGATAGGAAGATTGAAATTGTCCAATCTTAG
- a CDS encoding amidohydrolase family protein produces the protein MSNLRINLGGILLGEELELKENVNVELSENNEILHVGNGYDSSAIDMRQFIMLPPLINAHTHIADFTFPEIGIDKSIKELVGDPNSEKYKYLKIYSNKIIDGIKNFVIKSLKFGIVGLIDFREEGIIGIVKAKNALKEFVNIRYYALGRLDSFDEKELDKLSKIADGYGLPDLKYHNEKELTKIYQYFSVKIRAVHVAETKKQYIRDNIENLISIYSPNLVIHGTHFTEDEFNSLKEKEIPIVFCPRSNLWFGVGVPNIALAYDSGVSVLFGSDNGSWISPNLWKDLELALLITRIQRPGSNYAKNILLSVTVNSYKLLNIDLSIKEGNRTYPILIKGEEIFQAHEKYVAIIKRASDNGIYSLGAIQNIS, from the coding sequence TTGTCCAATCTTAGAATAAATCTAGGAGGAATTCTTTTAGGTGAAGAGTTAGAATTAAAAGAGAACGTAAACGTTGAATTAAGTGAAAATAACGAAATTCTACATGTGGGTAATGGTTATGATTCAAGTGCAATAGACATGAGACAATTTATAATGCTACCCCCTTTAATAAATGCTCATACTCATATAGCTGATTTTACTTTTCCAGAAATTGGAATAGATAAAAGCATAAAGGAGTTGGTAGGTGATCCTAACAGTGAAAAATATAAGTATCTAAAAATCTATTCTAATAAGATTATTGATGGTATAAAGAATTTTGTAATTAAATCATTAAAGTTTGGAATTGTGGGATTAATAGATTTTCGTGAAGAAGGAATTATCGGTATAGTAAAAGCCAAAAATGCATTGAAAGAGTTCGTGAATATAAGATATTATGCTCTAGGTAGATTAGATTCTTTCGACGAAAAAGAATTAGATAAGTTATCAAAGATAGCTGATGGATATGGTTTACCTGATTTAAAATATCACAATGAAAAAGAGTTAACAAAAATATATCAATATTTTTCTGTAAAAATAAGAGCTGTTCATGTAGCTGAAACTAAAAAACAGTATATAAGAGATAATATCGAGAATTTAATTTCAATTTATTCTCCGAATCTTGTGATTCATGGCACCCACTTCACCGAAGATGAGTTTAATAGCCTCAAGGAGAAAGAAATACCCATAGTATTTTGCCCTAGGAGTAATCTTTGGTTTGGTGTTGGAGTACCTAATATTGCATTAGCTTATGATTCTGGGGTTAGTGTACTTTTTGGTAGTGATAACGGAAGCTGGATATCTCCAAATCTTTGGAAAGATTTAGAGCTGGCTTTACTTATAACGAGAATACAAAGACCAGGTAGCAACTATGCAAAAAATATTCTTTTATCGGTAACTGTAAACTCTTATAAATTACTTAATATTGATCTTAGCATAAAAGAAGGCAATAGGACTTATCCTATTTTGATTAAAGGAGAAGAAATTTTTCAAGCTCACGAAAAATATGTAGCGATAATAAAAAGAGCTTCAGATAATGGTATTTACAGTCTAGGAGCTATCCAAAATATTAGCTGA